CACTCAATCTTGATGCCATCTTCGGTGATCATGTTGCCGCCGAGTTCGCGCATACGTCGTAGCAACTGAGACGGTTTTTGGTTGCCAAGTTCCAATCCGCTGATGAGGTTCTTAAAGTTTTTCACCTCGGACTGCTCGTACACGGAGAGAAGGCGTTGTTTGATGGCCTCGTACTTCTTAGTTTCTGGTGGCTTGATCACGATGTCTGTGACATGTTGAAGGTCGGTCGGTTGTAGTTGGCCCAGGACGTAACGATATTTGTTTTCGTCACTGGTCTTCTGCGGCTCGACGACGGCTTCGAATTGAATGAACCACATGCGAGGATATTCACGCCAGAAGGGAAGGAGACGCGACTGCACGGAGACGACAGCGAGTTCTGTAGGCTCGCTAACTTCTTGCTTGTGTTCCATCATttatcacgtcggggtcaccaaaaTGTAGCAGCAATGCAGgtaaagttgataaataaaacagcaatgatggtgtaaagtagaagagtatagtatatcgtatattttgtaaatacagaacgagCTTAAGTCTAAAATAACAGGGGCCGAAGTAGTGTTAACGCTCAAGCGAGAGCGTCGCGCGATTGTCCAATAAGAACGCTCTGATAAGACTCTGTGAGTACCTAAAAGAAACGAGACAGATGCGCGCGCGAGCGGTCTTCAATCCCATGTTGTGGGTGGTGTAGCGAAGCGTACCTCACAGCCccctccatagctcgttgagcgacttttaGCTTTGAGATGAACCCTTATAGTGAAAGACGACGTTTCGGTGCCATAAGCCATCACTGGTAttacacattggttgaagactttcgtcttgaggcactgaatTATGTCGAACTCTtatgtgaagcaaaaaaatactattctgaACAAGTTACCGATTCATTTTCGacagatttttaattaaagtaagttCTActctataatttttttttttttaatgaagatgcagatttttcaaaaacaaagtgTGAGATGCTTCTTGAACATCACATAAGGAAATCAACAATTGAaattttttcttaaacttttgtgactaatgtaataaatacagaAATACTTACAATTCACAAGTAACACAGTTGCCAAACACTCTCTCTTCACCCGATGGACACCAATCGTGTTTAATAAAATGTCTCTTGACTCGTTTAACTTTCAGCCCCGGATTTATCATCGCAGAAAGAACGTCAGCCTTAGCACCTTCTGGATTGAGAGTAACAGAAGATCTAGAATCTTCTGTAGTAGCTACACCAACATTGCCGGTGTTGGTGTCAATCAATATATGAGATACACTGTCTCCTGCGACTGCGCATatcacaacaaaaaatatagcaCGATGCATTTTTTCCCGCCAATGCTTCACGCTCGACAACTTATAAGTGACTGAGCGTAAACTTAAgcttgtatattattatatcacaCATGACCTCATAGTTACGTCCAAAATCACAGCCACCGATGACGcttaaaggctcgagcagaccggatgcgtatgcgtaaccacgcgcgtgtctacgttacgcaagcggtgtggcctgtctcatacatttccatacattacaactcatggttacgccgtaactacgcgcgtgactacgcgcgtggttacgcatacgcatccggtctgctcgagcctttagagtccgttcacacagaccggctcggagaagAGAGCAAATTCTTCTCACATTGGAAACacagtttttagtatttgtagtaaggtttatttttgactCCGATTTCATGCTCTTAACGctcacgcagccgatcggctaCGAATGCGTGCACTTTCTCGCTTGCAAAATAAAACTTGGAATACTGGTACTGCATTTGTAGTGTGTTTTAGTTTATTTCCATTAGTAATTACTGTTTTAGTTCaggatataggtacttactatttgtttttaaatggttTGTTGCTTTTGGGCTATTtcgagatcaggcgcaggaccgacatttacgtgctctccgatgcacgggtgtatcaatcaccaacttccagggtccgggctgctttgtgaaagtcttctaaaacccacaaagcgatttccgcccgactcgggaatcgaacccgagacctcatgcTCGGGGCACGACACCATAGTGGCgttaagtcccctctttgaggagtggctcgggaggagtcatggcgccctcacgtaccgcatgacgcaggtcctcaccggacacggttgtttcggaaggtacctgcatcgaatcggtcatGATCATCGAAGCCGCGAgaacacggtggaccacacagtccaggagtgccctgcgtgggaagggcaccgccgggtcctcgtcgaggctttaggcggcggcgacctctcgcgtccggccctggttcaggccagaATGGGATGCCGCCTCCTCCTTCATAGAAAACTCTCCCTTAGGGAAATACGTCGGTTATGTCTCATCATCATGATTTTAAACAATCGAGAATTGCCTGTGTCATCATGAGTCAGATGTGATCAATTATAGAACTCTAAGAAAAGGATTTAGCgtttatcaccacgcttgcaATGCGGGTTGGATGGGGTTCATATCTTAAAGTCCAGGTTCCCCtcgagatgtttttcttcacctttgaTAAGGCATTGATATCCGAGATATATTTTAGAAagaacatacaaacttataaaagtcACCACGCTGCCCTGGAATTGAACGTATGCACTCATACCgtaagaggttggttctttatcgAAAACAACTAGTTTAGTAGTTTGTAATAATAATCGTCGTTTTTTAATACCCGAATGCCAAGAAggtttatttgttattattttatttttgtaaatagttaGATAGGTGCCTTACTAGCACTAGATTGTAACTGTAATGTTAGTGATAAGgtagatgaataaataaataaagtgtcgacgctactgctcaccacaTAGGTACAAGGAcaacataactttttttttgaagacgtcaaaaatcgtcaaatgacccccccgctatgggttagcagcggtgaagcagtgagggagtgtcagactcttactgactaaaaaccgtcgtgttctgtcgtaggccttttatgtaccagggccgcggtaattctttcgaacaatcccgcagcccggaCAGGAGAATCCCGCAGCCACGACAGAGTCTGCAGTCTCTTATTGACAGCAATTTCCTTTAGCGTTTTTAATCGGGTTTATTTCAAACTTGATTCGTTCACAATTAATGATGCTTCTTGATGACGTA
The DNA window shown above is from Helicoverpa zea isolate HzStark_Cry1AcR chromosome 16, ilHelZeax1.1, whole genome shotgun sequence and carries:
- the LOC124637602 gene encoding uncharacterized protein LOC124637602 produces the protein MMEHKQEVSEPTELAVVSVQSRLLPFWREYPRMWFIQFEAVVEPQKTSDENKYRYVLGQLQPTDLQHVTDIVIKPPETKKYEAIKQRLLSVYEQSEVKNFKNLISGLELGNQKPSQLLRRMRELGGNMITEDGIKIEWMNHLPPQMRVVLSVNTDSSLDMLAAMADKMMEYSESANIAAVSSSQPDSAAVNQQIMSAQIQVLSKQLENLTLEISELRSRGRPNHRRYQRSRSRSKSTARHQHDPNRVCYYHYRFGDQARRCVSPCARRNQKKSEN